The sequence TATATCTACATGCGGTGGTATGTCTGCTACGTGGTCGTCTTTATCGGCATAAGCGCCTTTATGATGGTGGTCAGCGTCATAAGGCCCCAGTGGATAAAGCACTGGACGAACGCGGTGCTCGTCTGGGTCAAACGGCTCGGCGTGCTGAAGCCCAAATATCTGCTGATGGCGGTGCGGTGGGTCAATAAAGAGGTCGACGCCTACAACACGAACATTAAGTTATTCATCTCCACCGGCAAATGGTGGTTCATCTTTTCCATGTTCCTCGCCGCGGCGCATCTGTTCGTCTATATGTCGATCATGCCGTGCCTGATATTGGCCGCGGGTTTTCCAGTCAACTATACGCAGTGTATGCTCGCTGAATCGCTGCTCTTGTTTATGCTCTATTTCGTCCCAACCCCGGGCGCAAGCGGCGCCGCCGAGGGCGGAGCCGTCGCGGTATTCAGGCTCTTCGTCCCGTGGAGCGTTTCCGGCGTCATGGCGGTGACGTGGAGGCTGCTTTCGGAATATACCGGCATCGCGCTCGGCGCGTACATTATTGTCAAGATGCTTGGCTGGGGCGGAGCGAACAAGGTGATGAAGCACGAGGAGACTGTTATAGAAAATACAGAAAAGGCAGAAGAAGCTGAATATGAAAATAAGCAAAAAAGTTAGTTCGCTCGCGTTTAAGGGACGAGGCCTGTTTTGGGGATTTTTCGCGGCGGGGATATTGATCTTTCCCGGCCATTTTAATATTATCAGGTTCATCTGTGGGATCATTCTGGTGCTTTTAGGACAGCTGCTTCGCTTCTGGGCCGCCGGCTTCATTCCGAAATACCGTACCGAAACTATAGGTGCGCCAGTTCTCATCACATGGGGGCCGTACGCCTATGTCAGAAATCCTCTTTACGCCGGAAACGCTCTGATGGGGCTCGGCTGGTCGCTCATGGTGAGCTGGGGCTGGGTCGGCGCCTTCGCCGCGGCTTTTTTCCTGCTCTATTCGCTGATCGTCATCCCGGCGGAGGAATCTTTTCTTGGTGAAAAGTTCGGAAGCTCGTACACCGAGTACAAAAGCAAAGTGCCCGCGCTCTTTCCGATTTTGGGCGCGCCCCTTCGCGCTGCAAACCAGAACGCGCGCCCGTTTGACGCAGCTCAGGCATGGGCCGAGGAGATATATTCCATCCGCGTCAACATCGTCGTCACGGTAATTATTTTTATACGTCTTTTTCTGCTTTAAAGCATCATAAATTTGTCTGCGACCGGCTTGGTTATTTTTCTGTATATAGCCAGGCTGTCCAAGTCAACTATCATCCCGTCCTCTCCCGGGACGACCTTCGTCTGCGGCGTGTCGAGGTCCCGCAGATATTTTTCCCCTTCCGGCGAGGTCATCATGGCGCCTAGGTGAGAGAGCGTCGCCGTCTTTGGATGGAGCGTCGTCAGCAGCCCGCGCAGCTCTTCGATGGACATGTGGTCGAGGCGCAGTTTTCTGTTGGGGAAGGTGACGTTTATCGAAAGATACGAACAGTCCTCGTATCTCTTTGAAAAGCTCGGCAGTAGCCGCGTGTCGCTGATAAGGCCCCACTCCGGCAGTCCCGGGCCGCGAAAGACGTACCCGAAACAATCGACGCCGTGATGGAAGTGCGCCACAGGCTCCGCCGTGACGCCGCGGCCAAGCTCTATTCTCATTCCGTCTTCCGCTGTGGCCGTGCTGTGCGCCTTCGCCTGAGAATATTTCAGCACGACCGGGTCGCTGCCGTGCATTGCGTCCTGCGGCGCCACTAGCAGCCCTCGGTCTTCAAAGCCGCCCTGCGTCATACATTCTATCAGCACATTGGCGTCCGTGCTGTGGTCTATATGTTTATGCGTCAGCATCACAACGTCTATCGCGGCGCTGTCAAGCGCGGGCTGCGCCGCGCAGATTTGCGCGAGGCTGCCGGGGCCTGGGTCGACGACGCAGTTTATGCCGCCGTAGCGAAACCATATCCCTCCGGTGCTTCGCGCCTGCTTTATCATCGAGAAGCGGCCGCCGCTCGTACCGAGATACCTTAAAAAGTTCTCAGGATAGGAAAAGTCCGCCGCGTTATCGTGTTTTTTATCATCATTCATGAGCTGTCATCACCATCTATA is a genomic window of Cloacibacillus sp. containing:
- a CDS encoding lysylphosphatidylglycerol synthase transmembrane domain-containing protein yields the protein MTVQKSFSIFVIIVMASIAGVLFFSIDASTFAMLKHADPVLLACAAGLVAVGWVLDACKFMVLARAAGEKLSFKCTIEVVWINYFGCAITPMQSGGGPFQIYLLYKNGVSVGKSVAITLVRTLQILFLLALVVPFSLLADPEILKKYIYMRWYVCYVVVFIGISAFMMVVSVIRPQWIKHWTNAVLVWVKRLGVLKPKYLLMAVRWVNKEVDAYNTNIKLFISTGKWWFIFSMFLAAAHLFVYMSIMPCLILAAGFPVNYTQCMLAESLLLFMLYFVPTPGASGAAEGGAVAVFRLFVPWSVSGVMAVTWRLLSEYTGIALGAYIIVKMLGWGGANKVMKHEETVIENTEKAEEAEYENKQKS
- a CDS encoding MBL fold metallo-hydrolase → MNDDKKHDNAADFSYPENFLRYLGTSGGRFSMIKQARSTGGIWFRYGGINCVVDPGPGSLAQICAAQPALDSAAIDVVMLTHKHIDHSTDANVLIECMTQGGFEDRGLLVAPQDAMHGSDPVVLKYSQAKAHSTATAEDGMRIELGRGVTAEPVAHFHHGVDCFGYVFRGPGLPEWGLISDTRLLPSFSKRYEDCSYLSINVTFPNRKLRLDHMSIEELRGLLTTLHPKTATLSHLGAMMTSPEGEKYLRDLDTPQTKVVPGEDGMIVDLDSLAIYRKITKPVADKFMML
- a CDS encoding isoprenylcysteine carboxylmethyltransferase family protein gives rise to the protein MKISKKVSSLAFKGRGLFWGFFAAGILIFPGHFNIIRFICGIILVLLGQLLRFWAAGFIPKYRTETIGAPVLITWGPYAYVRNPLYAGNALMGLGWSLMVSWGWVGAFAAAFFLLYSLIVIPAEESFLGEKFGSSYTEYKSKVPALFPILGAPLRAANQNARPFDAAQAWAEEIYSIRVNIVVTVIIFIRLFLL